A single window of Toxotes jaculatrix isolate fToxJac2 chromosome 4, fToxJac2.pri, whole genome shotgun sequence DNA harbors:
- the gemin6 gene encoding gem-associated protein 6, with amino-acid sequence MQRGWPLLGPLQWIRYVNKQVKVTAGKCEEHRGWLLTVDPVSASLILVDFREDGGTSVQVVMGHAVEEVQVLQEADEETADRLRASLLPLRTCNLDPEELRRRRGGVQSWLQKNRVPVEEEGDELRVAGVLTISAPYGPEDCCSSNQIILDRIQKLIQNMIQLQPDHPGPSSS; translated from the exons ATGCAGCGCGGCTGGCCTCTGTTAGGTCCGCTGCAATGGATCCGTTACGTTAACAAACAAGTGAAGGTGACGGCGGGAAAATGTGAAGAGCACCGCGGCTGGCTGCTCACGGTGGATCCGGTGTCCGCCAg TCTGATCCTGGTGGACTTCAGGGAAGATGGGGGGACGTCGGTGCAGGTGGTGATGGGTCACGCTGTAGAGGAGGTGCAGGTCCTGCAGGAGGCTGATGAGGAGACCGCAGACCGTCTCCgggcctccctcctccccctgagAACCTGCAACCTGGACCCtgaagagctgaggaggaggagagggggcgTACAGAGCTGGCTCCAGAAGAACCGGGTccctgtggaggaggagggggacgaGCTGAGGGTGGCGGGGGTCCTGACCATCAGCGCCCCATATGGACCTGAagactgctgcagctccaacCAGATCATCCTGGACCGCATCCAGAAACTAATCCAGAACATGATCCAGCTCCAACCAGACCATCCTGGACCATCCAGCAGCTGA